Within the Platichthys flesus chromosome 8, fPlaFle2.1, whole genome shotgun sequence genome, the region ATAGCCTTGTTTGCCCCTCTATAAATAGCTGAAGaacgtgttttatttttacacccAGGTTGGGCTGGTTATTGATTAACACGACATGTTTATCTGCAAATAAGAAACCGCTGGATTATGTTTGGATTTTACTTGAATATTGCCAAAACAACATACAGTCAAGACTAAAGTAGGCAGGCATCATCCAAACATGGAAACATGGGCATAAGGTATTGCATATTGGTCTCTATCCTTCTCTTAGATTGctgttctgtgttgtgttgtggaaCTTGGTATTAGTAATAGCCTCTAATCCTGTTTCTCCTATCACTCAAGATGTACAATGTTATTTCATTCTGTATAAGGGTGATTACAACTAGGGCAGATGGAGCTGTTAAATTGtatttagccattttgccattgaattatgttttaaattatttattattcaacaTAAGTTTCCCtcaaatgtcaatgttttttttctcatgtggATTAGAATGTCTGTGGTCTGCATAGTGGAACATTTTCAGACTTTCTGCGACTTGATACCTTACACTCTGGTGGTTCGTATCACAATAGAGCTTTTGTTGTCGTTGTGGCTAGAAAGCTTATCAGTCCAGTCAGCTTAAGttaacacaacattacaaaacAAAGCAGTTAAGACCATGTGCCATTTACCTCATGTGTAGCACAAGTTGTCTCTTTTCAAAGTAGAAACATGACAAATGGTCCATCATTATATTTGCATTTAATGGAACCATCATTTAGTAGAGGCAGCAGTGACGATAGTGCAATGGTGATATTTTCCGCTCATTCTTGGCTGCATTGTTGCGAGCACTTCATAGAAGAAAAGGAACCATTCAGGGACTTGGGTAACCTGAtacaattttttaaaaacaacttgcaGCATATAGCTTGGAGATAATTTTATAGACTTGAACTTTTAAATGAACTAAATAAGGTATTTTCAAATGGTGTTTaccttttttcctcttcacagaTCATGCTGGATCTTCAAATTCAAGGGCTAACATTATTGCTCCCTGAATGTGAGGTTATTTAGAACCTAGGTTGTAACGCTCAAATGTCTAATAAGACATTCACCATGTCCACTAACCAAGTCAAGAGCACAGTTCCTGTGCCCCACAGAGGCATGCAGCTTGGCCTGTCCCCTAAGAGTCATTACAGTAACTCATCCATGTCCCCGTCACCTGACTCCGAAAGTAGTATTTCCAACATGAGTGACAGAGAAGCCAGCAGCTCCCCTGACATCAACATGCTAGAGTGCTGCCTGGGTGAAGGATCCTTTGTGGATAACCTCGACAACAACACATTACAACAGGATAATACCTGTGATGTAAGCACAAACCTGAATCAAACATTTATTGCTACACCTGTTAATGACAGCATGAATATCTGGAATACAAACTCGAGTGTGATAAGTAGCCAAGAGACTGAGTTGGAGTTCCACACTTTTAGTATGAACACAGAAGATGACATGAACACTGAAATGACGTCTCCAGACTCTGCTGCGAGGGAAAGCCACCTGAGTTCATGTGAGATCTCCCGTAGAGGCTCCACTGAGAATGATTGGCACTCTCTGAGTTCTTGTGAAATGGTGATGAGGAGCAACAGTTTTCGTCTGGAAGACCAATCACTCCTAGAAGTCTCATCCCCAGATGGGtcatccatctctccagctGCTGGCCATGCAGCATTTCCCACTGAATCTAACCTACTGTCAACCACTCTGCCAGACGTGTGTGAAAAAACTATAGAAATAGTCACGGGGGAAAATCCGTGTCTTGGCGTTACTTTCACTCAGGCGGACAACTGGGAGCTACCCTCTGAGGAAAATGATATAGCCACATGCAATGCTCTTGTAGCTCCGCCAAGTGAGGATGAAGAATGTCTTTTCATGACCTTTGTTTGTGAACCATCCTCTGCAGATAGTGGAAAAGAGGTTAATTTGAATAGTGTTGAAGCAGAGCTGTTGGCCAATTTCCCTGGAGCAATTACACCAGAACATGGGAAGACTTTTGTTTCCACTCTGTCAGCTGTGCAAGAAAATAACAAGGATATCAAAATGTCTACTCCAGTACAAAACATTGAGGACAAGACACCCAGGCTCCCCTCTTTTTCAGAGTCTCCCTGCACTGAAAATGCAATCAGTTCAGgactccaccctctgaaacAGCCGACAGTCTTTGTGACTCAGAAACAACGATTGGTTGCAGGACTGTCGCCTCCAGCCAGCAAAGTCAATAAAGTGGTAATTAAGAAGTTTCCAAAGTCAGATTTTGGTTTCGTTAAATCTAAAGTTGTGACAAGAGCTTCACATCAGATGGTAGTGCCAGGACCTGCTTCACAACATACAACATCACAGGTCAATGTGACCAATAAACGGACTGAATCACATACAGCAGCAGCTGTCCGGATTAGTCCTGGAAAGATAAGGAGCAGCACTGCAGTCGTCTCTACCACCACTAAAACGGTTAGTGATACTCAGAAACGTGTAAATACAGGAGCTGCCAGTTTGGGTGTGCAAACGATACAGTCTTGTGGACATAATGCTGTAGATGGCCAGGACAATAGTAGAACGTCCCCACTGGACCACCCCAAAGCTGGCAACAAACATGCCACAGTAATCCAAAGCAGTAATGGCAGCTCTGAAACAGAACAGGCGACATCATGCCAAGGAACATATGCCTCAGCAAAGCATACTGGCGACGAGACCTTCTGCTTCTCATCTGTAGAAAAATCCCCTGATCAAAAGGACGAAACTGATCCCAAACCAGCTCCAAAAAAGGGTATGTCAAACAAAATTCAGGTCAGGTCGGGCTCAGCTTTAGGTCAGGGCAAGCCTCTTTTCCAAAAGACACGGCCTCGGTGCTCATCGGAGAGTTCATCGTCATCTACTAGGCCGcccaaagagaagagaaacattttAAGGGTTTCTACCAGCTTTATCATTACTAAAGCTGATAAGCACCTGGGTCAGACCAAACCAGGGAACCTGACCTGCTCCTCCCAGAAAAAACGGGACGTACAAGCTGAGGCTGTGAGGAGAACTGCTGAAAACGCCACTAGATCGCTTAAGAAGATCAGCCTCGTGGTAAGTGTGGATGTacaatgtaaacatttttttaagatttattAAGAATCTATTACTTATTTTCAACTTCTGATGATTTTATTTCCGTAcagcttttttcttttagaCACAGTACGTCAAACAAGATTTGGTTTGAGCTGATAGGGATCTGTTTCTTGTGATATGAGCCTTCAAAGCGACAGAGCTGAGTGACCAAGTTTACTGTCTTTGCAGGCCGAGTCCAGAACATCAACATCAGCTGGAGTCTCATGGGATGAGAGTAATGGTAGATTGCAATCGCGACATTCTCCTAGACAAACGAGAGCAGCACCACCAGCCATCAGTCCCAGAGCAGCCACTCTGTCAACCAGGCAGAGGCAGGCAATCCTGACAACCCAGTCCAGGCAGAATGGCTTTGCAGGTGGGAATCATCATTATTGCTGGACAGATTTGAATTCACAGTGTGCAGAATAATATTCACTCCTATGATGGATGTTCTTCATTTGTCTCATAGAGGGAAAATTTGACCTGAGAATGTATGTAAAGACAAACTGACAGTAGGTCAAAGTCTCATGGGTTATGTGACCTGCCATTGACTCAGCAGGAAGCTAATGATTTCCTAACACTGTTGTGTAAACGGAGCAAATTGCGTAAGAAGTTtatttaaacctgtttataaTGGAAACATACAAAGCATAGTAGAGGAGCGGTCATAGATGATTGTTACTGGAGGGTCATCTATGATTAAAGGGAACACATGTTACATGTACATGTTACAGCATAAATGCAGTGATGTCATTAGATAAGGCTTTACagtctatatttatatacttaCTATCTTGTGTCCAGAATTTCGGGAATAATTAAAATAACGTATTCAAAAATTACTTCATTTTTATAGCTGTGTTCCCGAAGCAAATCTCTGAACTTGAGTGATTCAGGCTGTAGGGAAGTTGTCTCCCCATCAGGGGGTGACATTGTGCAGTTTTTCACATAGCCCTCCTGATGAGCTCAGCATACAAGTTCAGCAATGTTCCACCGGAACATTGTTGGATACAGATGTCACCTCCGGTCTCTTGTTCTGAATTTGGGGATAAACAGCCAACTCCCTCTACCCTACTGCTCTTCACAGTAAGAGAAGTCCTGGGAAAGGAGGGGGACTCTTCCTCTGATCGGGGGCCATCTGCACGAGTGGAAAAGGCAGGGGAAGGAAAGGGAGGTTATGAGCTCTCCAATAGTGATTAAGTCAGAGCACAGCATTTGAAAGAAGCAAACTGAGCACCGTCAAAAGTTTTAATCTGCTCTGGCGACAGAGACAAACCACTGGGATTACTTATTTTTGCTTGAATCGCGACTTTGTGACATGTTTGATGTGAGTAGGATAGGTAAGTTTTATATGATCAAAAGGCCTTCAGCTTTTAAGCATAATTACTATTACTTACAATTACTGATATCGGATAAATGTCTCTACAATGGTGGGTTTCATaggttaattattattatttgtattattattcttaAATGACCCATGCAAATCACTTTTACTACTTAATTAGGCTTGAAGTAATTTGAAGATTGTGAGGGAAGTGTGTGCTTGTACTTGATGATATGTGTGTTCCATTGAATCCCAGGTAATCAGAGAGGAGACCCATCCCTTGTAACTGCCTCAGCACCAAGTGTTAAGTCCAAACTAAATGGACCCCAACCTCCTCAGACTCCCACTCGTCTCTTTCATATGGGCCCTCCAACTACTTCTGCTTCTAGACTACCACGCAAGACACCAGGGCAATCCAGGAGCCTCGCTGAGGCCAATAACCGTGGTGATCTGGGCGAAGGTGCTGGCAGCACAAAAGGTGAGGCTAACTAGattgtgattttaaaaaaaatgcaatgctCTGTCCCAGCAGGCTGCAACATAAAGATAAAACATGAGTTTGATGCAGAATGTTGTCAGTGGTTAAGCCACAGTTTTCATTGTGCTTTATACGGACACAGCTTTTCATGGATGGGAGAGGCTGGTATTGGACATGGTGACCCAGTTCAGAGCTGTCAATCTGCCCTGAGGCAAATCTTACTCCAATTGAATGCCTCCACATCTGCCAAGTCGCAGCCTGGCATCTTTAAACATACAATTTCTTCCGAAAATTTGAACTTTTGAGATGTATCAAGAAAAATCTGAAGGAATAAGCTGAACTCCAAGACACACATGACACTGCACTTTGAATGGTTCGAAATTTGTGATATCAATTTATTTCCTGACCTATAAAAAGAAATGGCACTGTTTGACAGAGGACACATTTCTACCCACTCTCTTCAATAACTTGCAGGCCTGTGATTGGCTAAGAAGAACCTGTTTTCCAAACTGGGGGTTGTGTGGTTGTCCAGGCAACGGGTTCTATTCCACTCTAGTTCACACACAGCATtgcctggaggagagagagcggacACACTACATCTGATATTGTTTGAGGCGATAAAGGAGcagttttcttattttctcctACACATTGACCAGCAATGGCCGGTTACACTGGACTCCGAAGCTGCACTTGGACTGAATTTCCCACTCGTGTTTTTAACAACTCCTCTTTGATGGCATATGGCAGTACAGTATCCAGCTGTGATCTTACCCTCATGACATGTCTGCTCATTGGATCCTATCGCTTTTGTATTATCCCTTTGTTAGCTGTATTTAATGGAAAAGATAGAAAGCTTTGGAGAAGTAAGTGAGTCTTGGAAGATAATTAGGGTTTTGATTTGATGAGCTTCTGAATGTCCTCATCCATTTTGTTCAGAAAACACTAACATTTGTTTGACCTGCTAGATAATCATTtagttagtttttttaaatttcatacCATATTTGCAGAATCTTATTATGGTAAATTTTAAGGCAGCtttatttttatgaattcattttaattttccttaatgtttattttgaatcaCTTGATTACAAAAGCATTTTGAAAGTAGACAAACATGACCTTTTTACAAATTACTTATGTTGACTGACTGAGGTCAGGGGTGATAGCGGAAGTTTTGAATGCAGAGTGAATGAGTTTAGGTGAcaaatttaaatacttttacaaTGTAATGTGCACTACTTAACCAGCTCTTCTCTACTTCACCCATACagttcctggaggagctgcataTAAACAAACCTCATTTAAATCTGTTGTGCTGAGAGCAAGACTCTTCTCAACACCTGGAAAAAACCCTGGACTAAGTGAGATCCTAGCACTACATGCACATACACGTcgacatttttaataaattcagACTCGGTATTCTCCTTATCATAAACTATACAAGATGGTGCCTCTTAAGTTTTTGCTGGAATTCATTGAGCATAGATCCTTAtcatatgtaaatataatttttcaatTCCCTTTGTAGAGTAACTGAGTTAGACCACATTGATTTTTGCATCTTTTATCAATTCCTTGCACCAGGATAAGGAAAAGGCTCTGTTCAGTCTCCTTTGGTTTGAAAGAGATTAAACCCTCTTCAAATAAGAAAACTATTGTTACGTCTAGATTATAGTGGTAAGATAATTTAATTTAGCCTGTTTGatgttgatttaattaaattacttCTATCTTAGTTGGCCCTTGTTTACTCAAACCTCTGTGATTTAGGTTCTCTCTTAAAATCTGTCTGCAGTTCAGCATTTTTGGTCATTTGACAGCGATCCTGCTACATTATGGGTCAGATTAACACTGGCTTCTTTTCTCACCCGGAACTTCTACTTGTAACAGCTTTGACCACAGCATGCAAACCTGCTGCTTCCACCAGCAAAGCAGCTTCAAACTACACAGTCAGTCCTCTGAAAAGGACGGCTTCTGCAAGACATGTTCGTCTACCTTCAGGTGGAGCTGGTAAgagttttctctttgttttttttccccaacaCAGCTCTAACATATCAGTTTTACTGGATCGCATGCCTTGACTTAAGTGGTGAGGActacacaaatattttttatgtaaCTGTCTGAAATAATCGTATTAGAACTACAAAAAATTAAAAGGGTTATTCAAATGTGATTCTTAATGCAAAAGCCCCATTTAACAATCATCTAGTTTTCTTAATAGACCATATATATTGTGacagaaaatgttaatatcCAAAGAGCACTGTCCTATTCCTTATCATCTTTAATTGTTTTACTCTAACATCATTTTTAGAAAAacttatatatacaataaatacaaatatagatAACACTTGTTGAgaatgtttaaatgtattttccacaGAAATTACAAATGAACTGTTAATGTTATTCTGTTATTATTGTACAGAACTTATGGTGATCTAGTAAATCAGGTGGGGTTTCACTAATTTGGAAAAGAACATCAGGTTCTGGTTTCATTGGTGTTTATTGTGCCCTcctattttttcatttatttgtaaacATAATCTCTCTAAAGGTAAAGTATGTCATCCAGGCATTAATCTGTGTGCAATTATATCTTAACCTTAGTAACTCCCTTCTCCACACAAAAGGctttattcatatttgtatgccctttaaatgtatttttgtctcTTACAGTGTATTTACACTCAGAGGAAAAATAGGCTGTGTTATATAACACATAATtaatctgaatgtttttttgcGTCTCGAGGCTCACACTCATAGATGAGGACACATTTTTTGAGAGAGCTGTGCCAGCTAAGCTTTTTAAAGCATCAGAAAAACCTTGCCTTGAGCACACCGTCCTCTCTTGCCATGCCACTGCTGGGGAAACGGAGTAAGCGGGAGTAAGCAATGGGGGTGACATTAAATTCTCACTGGCTGCAGTGAATCTGTTAGCTCCTCCCATGCCCTTCTCTCACATCCCATCCCCCTCTGCTCCATTCCTAGCATCTTGGCTCTGCTACAGCACCGCCATCATCTAGCCTGGAGATGCTGTTTTGCTCTGCTGTGAGATTAATGTGTTTGATGAATAGCTAAAGCCTTGATTTACCGAGAGGATTAAGggatttctccttttttttttttttattcccattGCACCTATCAGATCTATCTGGCTGTTCCACAAACCGCTGGTCAGCCTTTCAACCTCTGTGTATTCCAGCCATCACAGCTTggaatttaaatttgattcGGAAGACTTGCCATGCCTTCACTTTTTTCAAGGACTTCTCAATGGAATTACTCTTACTGCATTTTAGtgcattttattgattgatctATTTTCTGCCTTTGCTTGTCCGTGCTCCTGCCATAATGCATTCACTGAGGCGCACCATTGCAAGTGGTTCATAGTAACATCAAGCTCCAGCGTCTGGGAACCGGTAGCTGTGATCATTAGATTATTATTAGCTAAATCTGTGACTGTCTTTGTTGAGAGATGTTATGGTCTC harbors:
- the mtus1a gene encoding microtubule-associated tumor suppressor 1 homolog A isoform X1, giving the protein MSNKTFTMSTNQVKSTVPVPHRGMQLGLSPKSHYSNSSMSPSPDSESSISNMSDREASSSPDINMLECCLGEGSFVDNLDNNTLQQDNTCDVSTNLNQTFIATPVNDSMNIWNTNSSVISSQETELEFHTFSMNTEDDMNTEMTSPDSAARESHLSSCEISRRGSTENDWHSLSSCEMVMRSNSFRLEDQSLLEVSSPDGSSISPAAGHAAFPTESNLLSTTLPDVCEKTIEIVTGENPCLGVTFTQADNWELPSEENDIATCNALVAPPSEDEECLFMTFVCEPSSADSGKEVNLNSVEAELLANFPGAITPEHGKTFVSTLSAVQENNKDIKMSTPVQNIEDKTPRLPSFSESPCTENAISSGLHPLKQPTVFVTQKQRLVAGLSPPASKVNKVVIKKFPKSDFGFVKSKVVTRASHQMVVPGPASQHTTSQVNVTNKRTESHTAAAVRISPGKIRSSTAVVSTTTKTVSDTQKRVNTGAASLGVQTIQSCGHNAVDGQDNSRTSPLDHPKAGNKHATVIQSSNGSSETEQATSCQGTYASAKHTGDETFCFSSVEKSPDQKDETDPKPAPKKGMSNKIQVRSGSALGQGKPLFQKTRPRCSSESSSSSTRPPKEKRNILRVSTSFIITKADKHLGQTKPGNLTCSSQKKRDVQAEAVRRTAENATRSLKKISLVAESRTSTSAGVSWDESNGRLQSRHSPRQTRAAPPAISPRAATLSTRQRQAILTTQSRQNGFAGNQRGDPSLVTASAPSVKSKLNGPQPPQTPTRLFHMGPPTTSASRLPRKTPGQSRSLAEANNRGDLGEGAGSTKVPGGAAYKQTSFKSVVLRARLFSTPGKNPGLTLTTACKPAASTSKAASNYTVSPLKRTASARHVRLPSGGAVDKSKPKATSRQQHPQQKLSQPSRSHGPPDLVPPSVAKGEKKDQSTQQLRGHLAASNCRFEALTIVLQQTLTERDEATKQCRELAQELVNLRGDLVCSVHSSECLEREKEALRVSLEDAVQKLQEQHQRDVDELEQKLQAFYQAEWDKVHINYQKEADKCKSLMQQQMGELKANHEAMKLEIQSSHAEQLQCVKQQYEISLEEHRNVHIQELQSLDKTLKDAESSLSGQIQELTIENNNLIEKLAAVEKKRRDLAERSLKDSHTLYLEQELESLKVVLDIKNKQLHQQEKKLMEIDKLTEKNVKLDENLKRVQQENEDFRARMERHAALSRQLSTEQTVLHESLQKESKVNKRLSMENEELMWKLHNGDLSSPRKVSPTSPSPSPSFSLQSPRSSVFFSSPPVAPR
- the mtus1a gene encoding microtubule-associated tumor suppressor 1 homolog A isoform X2 codes for the protein MSNKTFTMSTNQVKSTVPVPHRGMQLGLSPKSHYSNSSMSPSPDSESSISNMSDREASSSPDINMLECCLGEGSFVDNLDNNTLQQDNTCDVSTNLNQTFIATPVNDSMNIWNTNSSVISSQETELEFHTFSMNTEDDMNTEMTSPDSAARESHLSSCEISRRGSTENDWHSLSSCEMVMRSNSFRLEDQSLLEVSSPDGSSISPAAGHAAFPTESNLLSTTLPDVCEKTIEIVTGENPCLGVTFTQADNWELPSEENDIATCNALVAPPSEDEECLFMTFVCEPSSADSGKEVNLNSVEAELLANFPGAITPEHGKTFVSTLSAVQENNKDIKMSTPVQNIEDKTPRLPSFSESPCTENAISSGLHPLKQPTVFVTQKQRLVAGLSPPASKVNKVVIKKFPKSDFGFVKSKVVTRASHQMVVPGPASQHTTSQVNVTNKRTESHTAAAVRISPGKIRSSTAVVSTTTKTVSDTQKRVNTGAASLGVQTIQSCGHNAVDGQDNSRTSPLDHPKAGNKHATVIQSSNGSSETEQATSCQGTYASAKHTGDETFCFSSVEKSPDQKDETDPKPAPKKGMSNKIQVRSGSALGQGKPLFQKTRPRCSSESSSSSTRPPKEKRNILRVSTSFIITKADKHLGQTKPGNLTCSSQKKRDVQAEAVRRTAENATRSLKKISLVAESRTSTSAGVSWDESNGRLQSRHSPRQTRAAPPAISPRAATLSTRQRQAILTTQSRQNGFAGNQRGDPSLVTASAPSVKSKLNGPQPPQTPTRLFHMGPPTTSASRLPRKTPGQSRSLAEANNRGDLGEGAGSTKVPGGAAYKQTSFKSVVLRARLFSTPGKNPGLTCKPAASTSKAASNYTVSPLKRTASARHVRLPSGGAVDKSKPKATSRQQHPQQKLSQPSRSHGPPDLVPPSVAKGEKKDQSTQQLRGHLAASNCRFEALTIVLQQTLTERDEATKQCRELAQELVNLRGDLVCSVHSSECLEREKEALRVSLEDAVQKLQEQHQRDVDELEQKLQAFYQAEWDKVHINYQKEADKCKSLMQQQMGELKANHEAMKLEIQSSHAEQLQCVKQQYEISLEEHRNVHIQELQSLDKTLKDAESSLSGQIQELTIENNNLIEKLAAVEKKRRDLAERSLKDSHTLYLEQELESLKVVLDIKNKQLHQQEKKLMEIDKLTEKNVKLDENLKRVQQENEDFRARMERHAALSRQLSTEQTVLHESLQKESKVNKRLSMENEELMWKLHNGDLSSPRKVSPTSPSPSPSFSLQSPRSSVFFSSPPVAPR